TGCAGTCCCTGATAAAGGCCAAATTCCCGGCCATCTACCCGGTCAACCCAAAGTATAGCGAAATACTGGGGCTGCGCTGCTATGCCGGCATCAGGGACATTCCCGGCGTGGTCGACCATGTAATCGTCAGCATACCGGCAGCGGGCGTCCTGTCCCTGCTCGATGACTGCGCCGCCAAAGGCGTCAGGTCAGTCCATTTCTTCACTTCCGGTTTTAGCGAGAGCGGCTACGCGGAACGGGCGGAACTGGAAAAGACCATGCTCGACAAAGCCCGGGCTGGCGGCTTCCGCATTATCGGCCCGAACAGTGTCGGTCTGTTTGTCCCCGCAAGCCGCCTGGTCAACAAGCTGTCCACACCCCTGGAACCGGGCCATGTCGCTTTCATTTCCCAGAGCGGCGGCTATGTCGAGGATATCCACCTGTCCGCAGCCCCCAGAGGGCTGCGCTTCAGCAAGGTGGTCAGCTACGGAAACGCCCTGGACGTCAATGAAAGCGAGCTTCTGGAGTATTTAGCCACAGACCCGGATACGGAGATTATCGCCAGCTACATCGAGGGGGTCAGGGAGGGAAGACGTTTCGTGGAAGCGCTGCGGACAGCGGCTGCCCGCAAACCGGTGGTCATCTGCAAAGGAGGTACCACAGAGGCCGGCACCAGGACCACCTACGGCCATACCGCCAGTCTGACCAGTTCAATGGTGGTGTTCGATGCTCTCTGCCGTCAGATGAGGGCAATCCGGGTTGACAGCGTTGATGAGCTGATTGACGTTCTGGTGGCATTCAGTTTTGTCAGTCCTCTCCCGCGGGGTAAGGGCGTAGCCGTCGTCGGGGCGGGGGGCGGCGTCAGCGTGATGGCCGCCGACGAGATGGAAAAAGAAGGATTTCACCTGCCACGATTTTCCTCTGAGACGCAGGCAGAATTAGGGCAATTTCTGGCTTTCGCCGGAGGTATCCTGAGCAATCCGGTGGACGCCGAAACCATCGGAACTCCGCCAGCCATCGCCTCCACGATGCGCGTCCTCAGCCGGTTACCGGAAATTGACCTGCTCGTCTATCACCTCGGCTTTCATCCCCTCAGCCAGTGGGGACAGAGACGGTTCTCCGCGGCGGACTTCCTGAAACCCGCCGTGGATACTTTTCAGGATGTCCGGCAAAAAACCGGGAAGCCGGTGCTGCTGGTGCTGCGTCCGGCCCTGGACATGGAGGGATTGCCCGAATTCCTTACCGCCCAGGAGGCATTCGTTAACGCCGGGCTGCCGGTATTCTACTCCTTCCGCCAGGCAGGCCGGGCCATCGCCCGCCTTCAAGCCCGACAGCAATGGCAGCACTGAC
The window above is part of the Dehalococcoidales bacterium genome. Proteins encoded here:
- a CDS encoding CoA-binding protein — encoded protein: MMEKPRPTLEEIFHPRGVAVVGVSQSRGWANTVVQSLIKAKFPAIYPVNPKYSEILGLRCYAGIRDIPGVVDHVIVSIPAAGVLSLLDDCAAKGVRSVHFFTSGFSESGYAERAELEKTMLDKARAGGFRIIGPNSVGLFVPASRLVNKLSTPLEPGHVAFISQSGGYVEDIHLSAAPRGLRFSKVVSYGNALDVNESELLEYLATDPDTEIIASYIEGVREGRRFVEALRTAAARKPVVICKGGTTEAGTRTTYGHTASLTSSMVVFDALCRQMRAIRVDSVDELIDVLVAFSFVSPLPRGKGVAVVGAGGGVSVMAADEMEKEGFHLPRFSSETQAELGQFLAFAGGILSNPVDAETIGTPPAIASTMRVLSRLPEIDLLVYHLGFHPLSQWGQRRFSAADFLKPAVDTFQDVRQKTGKPVLLVLRPALDMEGLPEFLTAQEAFVNAGLPVFYSFRQAGRAIARLQARQQWQH